The following are encoded in a window of Sinomonas cyclohexanicum genomic DNA:
- a CDS encoding polyprenyl synthetase family protein: MNGQQPRAVGFEAEQDRYRAALAEELRAFLERQGTVMAEVSADIAPLMGAISGLASGGKRLRALLSYWGWRGAGGAVLDDVPVRAGVALELFQSAALIHDDIIDRSDTRRGAPSVHERFSALHAEAGWDLDAARFGHAAAILTGDMCLSFSEEAFTAVGSAAAAGTRARCIFNTMRAEVMAGQYLDILEEVAGPSRPRTTAVSRAKNVIRYKSAKYSTEHPLGIGGALAGADDGLLAAYSAFSLPLGEAFQLRDDVLGVFGDPRTTGKPAGDDLREGKRTVLIALALEAADGAAAAELERGLGHPDLTPDDVDRLRGIISTTGALDSTERLIDDLSSRAFAALDRLEVEPEVRAALEALGLAAVRRAA; encoded by the coding sequence GTGAACGGACAGCAGCCTCGGGCCGTGGGATTCGAGGCCGAGCAGGACAGGTACCGCGCGGCGCTTGCCGAGGAGCTCCGCGCCTTCCTCGAGCGCCAGGGCACCGTGATGGCCGAGGTCTCGGCGGACATCGCCCCGCTCATGGGTGCCATCTCAGGCCTCGCCTCCGGCGGGAAGCGCCTGCGCGCGCTCCTGAGCTACTGGGGTTGGCGCGGCGCCGGCGGTGCTGTGCTCGACGACGTGCCCGTGCGCGCCGGTGTTGCCCTCGAGCTCTTCCAGTCGGCGGCACTGATCCACGATGACATCATCGACCGGTCGGACACGCGCCGCGGGGCGCCGAGCGTTCACGAGCGCTTCTCCGCCCTGCATGCCGAGGCCGGATGGGATCTCGATGCCGCACGTTTCGGCCATGCCGCCGCGATCCTCACGGGCGACATGTGCCTCTCCTTCAGCGAGGAGGCGTTCACAGCGGTGGGCAGCGCCGCGGCCGCGGGGACGCGGGCCCGATGCATCTTCAATACGATGCGGGCCGAGGTCATGGCGGGCCAGTACCTCGACATCCTCGAAGAGGTGGCCGGGCCGTCCCGGCCGCGCACGACGGCGGTCTCCCGCGCCAAGAACGTGATCCGCTACAAGAGCGCGAAGTACTCCACCGAGCATCCGCTCGGGATCGGCGGCGCGCTCGCGGGGGCCGACGACGGGCTGCTCGCCGCGTACTCGGCGTTCTCCCTCCCGCTCGGGGAGGCCTTCCAGCTGCGGGACGACGTGCTCGGGGTCTTCGGCGACCCGCGGACCACGGGCAAGCCGGCCGGCGACGACCTCCGGGAAGGCAAGCGCACCGTGCTCATCGCGCTCGCCCTCGAGGCGGCCGACGGCGCCGCGGCGGCAGAGCTCGAACGCGGGCTCGGGCACCCGGACCTCACGCCCGACGACGTCGACCGGCTCCGCGGGATCATCAGCACCACAGGCGCCCTGGACTCCACGGAACGGCTGATCGACGACCTCTCCTCGCGTGCCTTCGCGGCGCTCGACCGCCTTGAGGTCGAGCCCGAGGTGCGCGCGGCCCTCGAGGCCCTCGGCCTCGCGGCCGTCCGGCGGGCCGCCTGA
- the dinB gene encoding DNA polymerase IV, with translation METQDDVPRAEPLEAQRRRGILHVDMDAFFVAVEQRERPELRGRRVIVGFPAERSVVLSASYEARAFGIGSAMPMLIALRRCPDAIVVEPRHRLYYAVSSQLMEIFGDFTDLVEPLSVDEAFLDVSGAVRRLGAAPEEIAAQIKARIRADLGITASVGVASSKFVAKIASARSKPDGLLVVRPEDTVEFLHALPVGALWGIGGKTQEVLARLGIHTVADLAHTPDSTLKRSLGASGLHAKRLSWGIDGRAVTPVREEKSIGAEETFATDVADDAALHAELLRLAHRVAGRMRAQGLAAGTVALKLRYSDFSTLARSRTLAVPTDSAQHLYSAARQLLAALGERPMPVRLIGLRGERLERGAGAPRQLSLDRTEDNWRTAEEALDRVSERFGAGMIRPARLLQERGGGPGPRPPRD, from the coding sequence GTGGAGACGCAGGACGACGTGCCCCGGGCCGAGCCGCTCGAGGCTCAGCGCCGCCGGGGGATCCTGCACGTGGACATGGATGCGTTCTTCGTGGCGGTCGAGCAGCGTGAGCGTCCCGAGCTGCGCGGGCGCCGCGTGATCGTCGGCTTTCCCGCCGAGCGCTCTGTGGTCCTGTCGGCCAGCTACGAGGCGCGCGCGTTCGGGATCGGCAGCGCGATGCCGATGCTCATCGCGCTGCGCCGCTGCCCCGACGCGATCGTCGTCGAGCCGCGGCACCGCCTCTACTATGCGGTGTCCTCACAGCTCATGGAGATCTTCGGGGACTTCACCGATCTCGTGGAGCCGCTCAGCGTCGATGAGGCCTTCCTCGATGTCTCGGGGGCCGTGCGGCGACTGGGGGCCGCGCCCGAGGAGATCGCTGCGCAGATCAAGGCACGCATCCGTGCTGATCTCGGCATCACCGCCTCCGTGGGCGTCGCATCCTCGAAGTTCGTCGCCAAGATCGCTTCCGCGAGGTCCAAGCCGGATGGCCTGCTCGTGGTCCGGCCGGAAGACACTGTGGAGTTCCTCCACGCGCTCCCGGTCGGCGCGCTCTGGGGAATCGGCGGAAAGACCCAGGAAGTGCTGGCCCGGCTGGGCATCCACACGGTCGCCGACCTCGCCCACACGCCCGACTCGACGCTCAAGCGATCGCTCGGCGCCTCGGGGCTGCACGCCAAGCGGCTCAGCTGGGGCATCGACGGCCGCGCGGTCACTCCCGTGCGCGAGGAGAAGAGCATCGGCGCGGAGGAGACCTTCGCGACGGACGTGGCGGACGACGCCGCGCTGCACGCCGAGCTCCTGAGGCTCGCCCACCGAGTCGCCGGCCGGATGCGGGCCCAGGGGCTGGCAGCGGGAACCGTGGCGCTCAAGCTGCGCTACTCGGACTTCTCGACGCTCGCCCGATCGCGCACGCTTGCCGTGCCGACCGACAGCGCCCAGCACCTGTACTCCGCGGCCCGCCAGCTCTTGGCCGCGCTGGGGGAACGGCCGATGCCCGTGCGGCTGATCGGGCTGCGGGGGGAGCGCCTCGAACGAGGGGCGGGCGCGCCCCGCCAGCTGAGCCTCGACCGCACCGAGGACAACTGGCGGACGGCCGAGGAAGCCCTCGATCGTGTTTCCGAGCGGTTCGGCGCGGGAATGATCCGACCGGCCCGGCTGCTCCAGGAAAGGGGAGGCGGGCCCGGGCCGCGCCCACCGCGGGACTGA
- a CDS encoding DUF3040 domain-containing protein, giving the protein MPLSEHEQKMLEQLEKQLHEEDPKFADSMGADALRTFSTKHIVLGVLGVIVGILVLLTGVSIQNIFVGVLGFLLMGASVYYGTLRRPGRRMRSGGKKSSGSFLRRLEAQWDERRREQG; this is encoded by the coding sequence ATGCCTCTCTCGGAGCACGAACAGAAGATGCTGGAGCAGCTTGAGAAGCAGCTTCATGAAGAGGACCCGAAGTTCGCCGATTCCATGGGCGCTGACGCCCTGAGGACGTTCTCAACCAAGCACATCGTGCTCGGTGTCCTCGGTGTGATCGTCGGCATCCTTGTCCTGCTGACCGGAGTGAGCATCCAGAACATCTTCGTGGGCGTTCTGGGCTTCCTGCTGATGGGGGCGAGTGTCTACTACGGAACGCTCCGGCGCCCCGGGAGGCGCATGCGCTCCGGAGGCAAGAAGTCCTCGGGCAGCTTCCTGCGCCGGCTCGAGGCACAGTGGGACGAACGCCGCCGCGAGCAAGGCTGA
- the mraZ gene encoding division/cell wall cluster transcriptional repressor MraZ has product MLLGTYSPRLDEKGRLILPAKYRDELADGLVLTRGQERCIYVFSQKEFERVHEQMREAPISSRQSRDYLRVFLSGASDEVPDKQGRVTIPQILRKYAGLERDLAVIGVGTRAEIWDAQAWEDYLAEKETAFSETDDDALPGID; this is encoded by the coding sequence ATGTTGCTCGGTACGTATTCGCCACGTCTGGACGAGAAGGGACGCCTCATCCTCCCGGCGAAGTACCGCGATGAGCTGGCCGATGGGCTGGTTCTGACACGGGGCCAGGAACGCTGCATCTACGTCTTCAGCCAGAAGGAGTTCGAGCGAGTCCACGAACAGATGCGGGAAGCCCCTATCTCCTCGCGTCAGTCCCGGGACTACCTCAGGGTCTTTCTGTCTGGAGCCTCCGATGAGGTGCCTGACAAGCAGGGGCGCGTGACGATCCCACAGATCCTGCGCAAGTACGCAGGGCTCGAGCGGGACCTCGCCGTGATCGGCGTGGGAACGCGGGCGGAGATCTGGGATGCCCAGGCATGGGAGGACTACCTGGCCGAGAAGGAGACCGCCTTCTCGGAGACCGACGACGACGCACTACCCGGGATCGACTGA
- the rsmH gene encoding 16S rRNA (cytosine(1402)-N(4))-methyltransferase RsmH — MADEHESEPKPTSERHVPVLLERCISLLAPGVQAALDAGRGPVVVDATLGMGGHSEAILSRFPEATLVGIDRDEQALALAGDRLAPFGERAKLVHAVYDEIPEVLERLGLDGADGVLMDLGVSSMQLDERERGFAYSYDAPLDMRMDVSRGATAADVVNSYSVEDLTRILRAWGEEKFAGRIARNIVAERAKKPFETTGQLVEAIRAVVPAAAARTGGHPAKRTFQALRIEVNEELDVLERAVPAAIDVLRLGGRIVVMSYHSLEDRIVKTALQAMSRSSAPPGFPVELPEHRPELKIITKGTEVPTEAEIAENPRAASARLRAATRIRTRSGR; from the coding sequence ATGGCAGATGAGCACGAGAGCGAGCCGAAGCCGACCTCCGAACGCCATGTGCCCGTCCTTCTCGAGCGCTGCATCTCCCTCCTGGCCCCCGGAGTCCAAGCGGCACTCGACGCCGGTCGTGGCCCGGTAGTGGTCGACGCGACCCTCGGCATGGGAGGCCACAGCGAGGCCATCCTCAGCCGCTTTCCCGAGGCGACGCTCGTGGGGATTGACCGGGACGAGCAGGCGCTCGCCCTCGCGGGGGACCGGCTTGCGCCATTCGGCGAGCGCGCCAAGCTCGTCCACGCCGTCTATGACGAGATCCCCGAGGTGCTCGAGCGCCTAGGACTGGACGGTGCAGACGGCGTCCTCATGGACCTCGGAGTCTCCTCGATGCAGCTTGATGAGCGCGAACGGGGGTTCGCGTACTCTTACGATGCTCCGCTCGATATGCGCATGGACGTGAGCCGGGGCGCGACGGCCGCCGATGTGGTCAACTCGTACAGCGTCGAGGACCTCACCCGCATCCTCCGCGCGTGGGGCGAGGAGAAGTTCGCCGGCAGGATCGCGCGGAATATCGTCGCGGAGCGCGCGAAGAAGCCGTTCGAGACGACGGGCCAACTCGTGGAGGCGATCCGCGCCGTCGTGCCCGCTGCCGCCGCGAGGACCGGTGGCCACCCCGCCAAGAGGACGTTCCAGGCCTTGCGCATCGAGGTCAACGAGGAGCTCGACGTACTTGAGCGCGCCGTGCCGGCGGCGATCGACGTGCTCAGGCTAGGCGGGCGCATCGTCGTCATGAGCTACCACTCCCTCGAGGACCGGATTGTCAAGACGGCGCTCCAGGCCATGAGCCGCTCGAGTGCGCCTCCCGGATTCCCCGTGGAACTGCCGGAGCACCGGCCCGAACTGAAGATCATCACCAAGGGAACGGAAGTCCCCACGGAGGCCGAGATCGCGGAGAACCCCCGCGCCGCCTCGGCTCGCCTCCGGGCGGCGACACGCATCAGGACGAGGAGCGGAAGATGA
- a CDS encoding peptidoglycan D,D-transpeptidase FtsI family protein: MAGTSTDTKRPSPRGVGAPTGPSAARRAGRGARRLKLGLAVMLAFLVLIGGRLVFVQGLDVGGLAEAAVNKRLQKTVLPAERGQIVDSKGTVLASSVVRYNITVDQRIASAKDFTELDRSVDAGDGTKKIVQIPRDQALKELADALGKTVADVTAAITGDKPFNYVARNVTPDTEDRVMAIGFPGILSEGVTQRVYPNGAVGGSFVGFVGSDGTALSGIEQTQDDQLKGQDGSREYEIGADGLRIPVATDKLTPAQNGKTVKLTINSDLQYFTQQAVQTQAQKYSAEWGIAVVMDVKTGNILALADTNSVDPNDPGKTAAKDRGVRAVTAAYEPGSVEKTVTMAALIQEGKATPLSEYTIPPTYTVDGQTFADAFTHGTEQRTLAGILGYSMNTGTVMAGKALSPQQRYDWFTKFGIGQPIDIGLPGEAKGTLHTPQEWDDRQQYTILFGQGVTQSTLQTVRAYQTIANDGVMVQPRLIDGYIDQGGHETPWQTAGPTQVVSRETAQQVKDMLESNVTKGEVGPAAIDGYRVGAKTGTSEAPREDGVPGYQGVTSTLIGMAPMDNPRFIVSVVLQRPNNIYGIGNADTFKAVMSQTLHMYGVPPSTGTPATLPQYAQ, encoded by the coding sequence GTGGCAGGAACGAGCACGGACACGAAACGCCCAAGCCCCCGAGGCGTCGGTGCCCCGACCGGCCCAAGCGCCGCCCGCCGTGCGGGCCGGGGCGCACGCCGCCTCAAGCTGGGCCTGGCCGTGATGCTCGCGTTCCTCGTGCTCATTGGCGGCCGGCTCGTCTTCGTCCAGGGACTGGATGTGGGAGGTCTGGCCGAGGCCGCCGTCAACAAGCGCCTTCAGAAGACTGTGCTGCCCGCCGAGCGCGGCCAGATTGTGGACTCCAAGGGCACCGTGCTGGCCTCGAGCGTGGTCCGCTACAACATCACCGTGGATCAGCGCATCGCCTCGGCGAAGGACTTCACCGAGCTGGACCGGAGCGTCGACGCGGGCGACGGCACCAAGAAGATCGTGCAGATTCCCCGCGACCAGGCGCTCAAGGAGCTCGCGGACGCGCTCGGCAAGACCGTGGCCGACGTCACCGCGGCCATCACCGGAGACAAGCCGTTCAACTACGTGGCCCGCAACGTCACTCCGGACACCGAGGACCGCGTCATGGCCATCGGGTTCCCCGGTATCCTCTCCGAAGGCGTGACCCAGCGCGTCTACCCGAACGGAGCGGTGGGGGGCAGCTTCGTCGGATTCGTCGGCTCAGACGGCACCGCGCTCTCTGGGATCGAGCAGACTCAGGACGACCAGCTCAAGGGCCAGGACGGCTCCCGCGAGTACGAGATCGGGGCCGACGGCCTGCGCATTCCCGTCGCGACGGACAAGCTCACGCCGGCCCAGAACGGCAAGACCGTCAAGCTCACGATCAATTCCGACCTCCAATACTTCACCCAGCAGGCCGTCCAGACCCAGGCACAGAAGTACAGCGCGGAGTGGGGCATCGCCGTCGTCATGGATGTCAAGACCGGCAACATCCTCGCGCTGGCCGACACCAACTCGGTCGACCCGAACGATCCGGGCAAGACCGCGGCGAAGGACCGCGGCGTGCGGGCCGTCACTGCCGCCTACGAGCCCGGGTCGGTCGAGAAGACGGTCACCATGGCCGCGCTGATCCAGGAGGGCAAGGCGACCCCGCTCTCCGAGTACACGATCCCACCCACCTACACCGTGGACGGCCAGACGTTTGCCGACGCGTTCACCCACGGAACCGAGCAGCGCACGCTCGCGGGCATCCTCGGCTACTCGATGAACACGGGAACCGTCATGGCGGGCAAGGCCCTGAGCCCCCAGCAGCGCTACGACTGGTTCACCAAGTTCGGTATCGGCCAGCCCATCGACATCGGCCTGCCCGGCGAGGCCAAGGGCACGCTCCACACGCCCCAGGAATGGGACGACCGCCAGCAGTACACGATCCTGTTCGGCCAGGGCGTCACACAGTCCACGCTCCAGACGGTCCGCGCCTACCAGACGATCGCGAACGACGGCGTCATGGTCCAGCCGCGGCTCATCGACGGGTACATCGACCAGGGCGGCCACGAGACGCCGTGGCAGACGGCCGGTCCCACCCAGGTTGTGAGCAGGGAGACGGCTCAGCAGGTCAAGGACATGCTCGAGAGCAACGTCACGAAGGGCGAGGTGGGACCGGCCGCGATCGACGGCTACCGGGTCGGGGCGAAGACCGGAACGTCCGAGGCGCCCCGCGAGGACGGCGTGCCCGGCTACCAGGGGGTCACGTCAACGCTCATCGGCATGGCGCCGATGGACAACCCGAGGTTCATCGTGTCCGTCGTGCTCCAGCGGCCGAACAACATCTACGGGATCGGAAACGCGGACACCTTCAAGGCCGTCATGTCCCAGACGCTCCACATGTACGGGGTCCCGCCGTCCACCGGGACCCCGGCGACGCTGCCGCAGTACGCCCAGTGA
- a CDS encoding Mur ligase family protein, giving the protein MDPVPLAEIAGAVGLPSAGLEDAAPITGASLDSRSVAHGDIYFALPGASRHGADFAQQAVDAGAVAILTDHDGARRIALSESLGRVPTLVLDRPRTAVGAVSALVYGTDRAAAGAGMLLLGVTGTNGKTTTTYFANSLLRALGHHTGLIGTIEISAGGEAIPSKLTTPESTDVHALLALMRERGVTAASMEVSSHAIEFGRVDGVRYDAAGFTNLTQDHLDLHGTMEEYYAAKARLFTPERAAHGVVTVDDAWGRRLAAEAPIPVTTLATAREDGAAPGEGEAPGGGHADWTVAAQEPSGVGTAFELRHRGGGTLRVRTGLPGAFNVANAALATLLVVASGVPLETVQRALDADPFTVEVPGRMQLVGTAPAAIVDFAHNPDALERALDAVRPRTGAGRVIVVFGATGQRDAVKRPIMGAVAARGADVVVVTDDDPHDEDAATIRAAVIAGARTEDAGEGLGRRIDEVGDRAEAIRHAVGLAHPDDVILVAGRGHEVYQEVRGVNLVLDDRVELCSALAEHGFPVVPGARGFGSEGADALESDEQ; this is encoded by the coding sequence GTGGACCCCGTTCCCCTCGCCGAGATTGCCGGGGCCGTCGGGCTCCCGTCGGCGGGCCTCGAGGATGCCGCGCCCATTACCGGCGCAAGTCTCGACTCGCGTTCTGTGGCCCACGGTGACATCTACTTCGCGCTCCCGGGCGCGTCGCGCCATGGGGCTGACTTCGCCCAGCAGGCCGTGGACGCAGGCGCGGTCGCCATCCTCACCGATCACGACGGCGCGCGCCGGATCGCGCTGTCCGAGTCGCTCGGACGTGTCCCGACCCTCGTGCTGGATCGGCCCCGCACCGCGGTGGGCGCTGTCTCGGCGCTCGTGTATGGCACGGACCGGGCCGCGGCCGGCGCCGGCATGCTCCTGCTCGGTGTGACCGGGACGAATGGCAAGACCACCACCACGTACTTCGCGAACTCGCTCCTGCGGGCCCTGGGGCACCATACGGGCCTCATCGGGACCATCGAGATCTCCGCAGGCGGTGAGGCCATCCCGAGCAAGCTCACGACCCCCGAGTCCACGGACGTCCATGCGCTCCTGGCCCTCATGCGCGAACGCGGCGTCACGGCGGCGTCCATGGAGGTCTCCTCCCACGCCATCGAGTTCGGACGCGTCGACGGGGTGCGCTACGACGCCGCGGGATTCACAAACCTCACCCAGGACCACCTCGACCTGCACGGGACCATGGAGGAGTACTACGCGGCCAAGGCCCGGCTGTTCACTCCCGAGCGCGCGGCCCACGGCGTCGTGACGGTCGACGACGCGTGGGGGCGGCGCCTCGCGGCCGAGGCCCCCATCCCGGTCACGACCCTCGCGACCGCGCGGGAGGACGGCGCAGCGCCCGGCGAGGGCGAAGCGCCCGGAGGGGGCCACGCCGACTGGACCGTCGCCGCGCAGGAGCCCTCCGGCGTCGGCACGGCCTTCGAGCTGCGCCACCGGGGCGGAGGCACGCTGCGCGTCCGCACTGGCCTGCCAGGGGCCTTCAACGTGGCCAACGCCGCGCTGGCCACCCTCCTCGTCGTGGCCTCCGGAGTTCCCCTCGAGACGGTCCAGCGGGCGCTCGACGCGGACCCGTTCACCGTCGAGGTCCCCGGGCGCATGCAGCTCGTCGGTACCGCGCCTGCGGCCATCGTCGACTTCGCCCACAACCCCGATGCGCTCGAGCGTGCGCTTGACGCCGTGCGCCCCCGCACCGGCGCCGGGCGCGTCATCGTCGTCTTCGGCGCGACGGGCCAGCGGGACGCGGTCAAGCGTCCCATCATGGGCGCGGTCGCCGCGCGGGGCGCCGACGTCGTCGTCGTGACCGACGACGACCCGCACGACGAGGACGCGGCTACGATCCGCGCCGCCGTGATCGCTGGCGCGCGCACCGAGGACGCCGGGGAAGGCCTCGGACGGCGCATCGACGAGGTGGGCGACCGGGCCGAGGCGATCCGCCACGCCGTGGGCCTCGCCCATCCCGACGATGTGATCCTCGTCGCGGGCCGCGGCCACGAGGTCTACCAGGAGGTCAGGGGCGTGAACCTCGTCCTCGACGACCGCGTCGAGCTCTGCAGCGCCCTCGCCGAGCACGGGTTCCCGGTGGTCCCCGGCGCGCGCGGATTCGGGTCCGAGGGCGCGGACGCACTAGAGTCCGATGAGCAATGA
- a CDS encoding UDP-N-acetylmuramoyl-tripeptide--D-alanyl-D-alanine ligase, with the protein MIDFTAAQIAEITGGRLVADPDIIPTSVVTDSREAVRGSLYVAKPGEHADGHAYVGAAVAAGTVLTLCEREVKDDGGTTYPCVVVPDAVLAMGALAKAAVARIRADRAGRGERFTVVGITGSAGKTTTKDLVAGIFRTTPEGSATPASTVAPQGSYNGEVGVPLTVFRADESTRYLVIEMGATGIGHIQYLADMVKPDIGVVLFVGTAHAGEFGGVENIAKAKGELVEALATEGTAVLNADDPRVRAMEPRTRARLAFFTSHPEANAALAERGTLVAAHGATVDDGGSPVFDLAIGSEAPVHVSSRLIGAHHTSNLLAAAAAAHAAGVSAAQIGESLSAQGPGSRWRMQRTERADGVTVINDAYNANPESMRAALQTLADLGRGRRTWAVLGAMLELGDESIRAHTAVGTLVVRLNIDRLIVVGREARALYVSAVNEGSWGNETTFAETADEAFELLEHELAPGDLVLVKSSNGVGLGLLGDRIALAAPDGSTPHEERS; encoded by the coding sequence ATGATTGACTTCACAGCGGCGCAGATCGCCGAGATCACGGGCGGCCGGCTGGTCGCAGACCCCGACATCATCCCCACGAGCGTCGTGACCGACTCGCGCGAGGCCGTGCGCGGCTCCCTGTACGTGGCCAAGCCCGGCGAGCACGCCGACGGGCACGCGTACGTGGGCGCCGCCGTCGCCGCCGGGACCGTCCTGACGCTGTGCGAGCGCGAGGTGAAGGACGACGGCGGCACGACGTACCCGTGCGTCGTCGTGCCCGACGCCGTGCTCGCCATGGGCGCACTCGCGAAGGCCGCCGTGGCCAGGATCCGCGCCGACCGCGCCGGGCGCGGCGAGCGGTTCACGGTTGTGGGCATCACCGGCTCGGCCGGGAAGACCACGACGAAGGACCTCGTCGCCGGGATCTTCCGCACGACGCCGGAGGGCTCCGCCACGCCGGCCTCGACGGTCGCACCGCAGGGCTCGTACAACGGCGAGGTCGGCGTGCCCCTGACGGTCTTCCGCGCCGACGAGTCCACGCGCTACCTCGTGATCGAGATGGGCGCCACGGGGATCGGCCACATCCAGTACCTTGCGGACATGGTCAAGCCGGACATCGGCGTCGTCCTGTTCGTCGGCACCGCGCACGCCGGCGAGTTCGGCGGCGTCGAGAACATCGCCAAGGCCAAGGGCGAGCTCGTCGAGGCGCTTGCGACCGAGGGGACCGCCGTCCTCAACGCCGACGATCCCCGGGTGCGCGCGATGGAGCCGCGCACGCGGGCACGCCTCGCGTTCTTCACGTCCCACCCGGAGGCCAACGCAGCCCTCGCGGAGCGCGGCACGCTCGTCGCGGCGCACGGCGCGACGGTCGACGACGGCGGCTCGCCGGTCTTCGACCTCGCCATCGGGTCCGAGGCGCCGGTGCACGTGTCCAGCCGCCTCATCGGCGCGCACCACACGTCCAACCTCCTCGCCGCGGCCGCGGCCGCCCACGCCGCGGGCGTCTCCGCAGCGCAGATCGGGGAGTCCCTCTCCGCCCAGGGCCCAGGCAGCCGGTGGCGCATGCAGCGCACCGAGCGCGCGGATGGCGTGACGGTCATCAACGACGCGTACAACGCCAACCCCGAGTCGATGCGCGCTGCGCTGCAGACGCTCGCCGACCTCGGTCGGGGTCGGCGCACCTGGGCCGTGCTGGGGGCGATGCTCGAGCTCGGCGACGAGTCAATCCGGGCCCATACGGCGGTCGGGACACTCGTGGTCCGCCTCAACATCGACCGCCTGATCGTGGTCGGCCGCGAGGCGCGCGCGCTCTACGTCTCCGCCGTGAATGAGGGCTCCTGGGGCAACGAGACAACGTTCGCCGAGACAGCCGACGAGGCGTTCGAGCTGCTCGAGCATGAGCTCGCCCCCGGCGACCTCGTGCTCGTGAAGTCCTCGAACGGCGTCGGGCTGGGGCTCCTCGGCGATCGGATAGCATTGGCCGCACCTGACGGGTCCACGCCACACGAGGAACGGAGCTGA
- the mraY gene encoding phospho-N-acetylmuramoyl-pentapeptide-transferase codes for MIALLIGGGLALVFGLVGTPLFIRLLVARGYGQFIRDDGPTTHHTKRGTPTMGGAVFVLASVVAYYITHLITWLVNPASSGPSISAALLLFLMVGMGIVGFLDDFTKITKQRSLGLSPRGKLIGQGLVGIIFAVLALQFPDGRDLTPASTHISFLRDIPWLDLAFGGTVLGAILFVIWSNVIVTATSNGVNLTDGLDGLAAGASIMVFGAYTLMGIWQSNQACGSARVIGSVCYETRDPLDLALLAAIMSSALVGFLWWNTSPAKIFMGDTGSLAIGAAIAGFAILSRTELLLVIIGGLFMLITLSVILQVGYFKATKGKRLFKMAPLQHHFELKGWAEVTVVVRFWILAGLCVAAGLAIFYAEWVAGL; via the coding sequence GTGATCGCACTGCTGATCGGCGGCGGTCTGGCCCTCGTCTTCGGGCTCGTCGGGACCCCGCTCTTCATCCGCCTGCTCGTGGCCAGGGGCTACGGGCAGTTCATCCGCGACGACGGTCCCACGACCCACCACACCAAGCGCGGGACGCCCACGATGGGCGGGGCCGTGTTCGTGCTCGCATCGGTGGTCGCGTACTACATCACGCACCTCATCACGTGGCTGGTCAATCCCGCCTCGAGCGGCCCCAGCATCTCGGCCGCGCTCCTGCTGTTCCTCATGGTCGGCATGGGCATCGTGGGGTTCCTCGACGACTTCACGAAGATCACCAAGCAGCGGAGCCTCGGCCTGAGTCCGCGGGGCAAGCTGATCGGCCAGGGCCTCGTGGGGATCATCTTCGCGGTCCTCGCGCTCCAGTTCCCCGATGGGCGCGACCTCACGCCGGCATCGACCCATATCTCCTTCCTGCGGGACATCCCGTGGCTCGACCTCGCCTTCGGCGGCACCGTCCTCGGGGCGATCCTGTTCGTGATCTGGTCGAACGTGATCGTGACGGCAACGAGCAACGGGGTGAACCTCACCGACGGCCTCGACGGGCTCGCCGCCGGCGCCTCGATCATGGTGTTCGGCGCCTACACCCTCATGGGCATCTGGCAGAGCAACCAGGCCTGCGGCTCCGCGCGAGTGATCGGGTCCGTCTGCTACGAGACCCGGGACCCGCTCGACCTCGCCCTGCTCGCGGCCATCATGAGCTCCGCCCTCGTCGGTTTCCTCTGGTGGAACACGTCACCGGCGAAGATCTTCATGGGGGACACCGGCTCGCTCGCCATCGGCGCGGCGATCGCGGGATTCGCCATCCTGTCCCGCACCGAGCTCCTGCTCGTCATCATCGGCGGCCTGTTCATGCTCATCACGCTCTCTGTGATCCTGCAGGTCGGCTACTTCAAGGCCACCAAGGGCAAGCGGCTGTTCAAGATGGCGCCGCTCCAGCACCACTTCGAGCTCAAGGGCTGGGCCGAGGTCACCGTGGTGGTCCGCTTCTGGATCCTCGCCGGGCTCTGCGTCGCTGCTGGCCTGGCCATCTTCTACGCAGAGTGGGTGGCAGGACTGTGA